The segment GTGCCTATCAGCGAGATCTGAATATCGGTCCAGGGCTTAATTCGGTGTCCATCGAGAACAATTTCTTTCATATTGCGACGTGCGAGATTCGCCACCGATGGACAAAGACGCAGAGTTTCCTTAATGACCATATCCAAGTACGTGAGTTTCTGAATTTTCTCATATGTGATGTCCAAGGGACGCGTCGGAAACACAGATTTCAACTCTTCCACAAGTTTGTCTTGAACATGTTGATGAATCGCCATGAAAAGTGTCGCATGACTGACGGCAAGTGCAGTTGTCTCATTTCCAGCTGAAATCATCGTGTTAATGTGATCTTTGACTTCGTCCTTGGGAAAAAAGGTGCCGTCACTTTTTGGTGTGAACATCAGATGATCCAAGAAAATAACtggtttgtctttttttgcttcttctatttcattgttgttgttgctgttttcGAGAGCTTCGCGTTCTTTGGCGAGAATTTTCTTGCGTTCCTCGACCAATTCTTTCCCGAATCTGTAGCATTCTTCCCGTGCAATTTTATCTTCCTTGTATAATTTTGTCCATTTAAATATCCAATCTTTCTGCAGTGGAAGAAACATGACGCGTTTGAATATAATTTCGTGCATCCTAGAAttgaagtaaataaataaatcagatTTAATATAAGATTAAACtaagacaattaaaaaaatcaaaaagatttTCCAATAatacactttttaaaaaaggcaTACTTACTTTTCCAAATGTTCattaaaactaatatttttttccaatgcaTTAACTTTAACACCAAACGACGttgctaaacaaaaaaatacacgtTTTAAGAATTAGGAATTAGAAatcaattaatcaatttttttttaaagttaacaaAGAGATTTTGACTCAAACTTACCACAAATTGTGTCAAGAGTAACCAACAccgaatatttgaataaatcaaACGGTTCCTTTCCCAAATtcggtttcaattttttgacaaaattctgACTGgcttcatcaaaaatgggaataaaagtcaaaagcgACTTGGTTCCGAGTGCCGGATTGATGTGTTTGCGCGAGACACGCCATCTATCTGGCGGCGCTGTTCCCAATCCGTTGCCCCATCCGGACAACTTATATATGCTCGTCTTAGCTATGCAGTCGGGATTCGTGAGAACTTGCTTGATCAATTCCGGATGATTGACGTGGAGACAAACTTTCGGGAACAAGAAATATGCACAAAAACGAGGATATTCACGAACAATTTCGATCGCGTAACGGGCACGTTCTGTGCGAACGAAAATGCAAAAGGAAGACGTGAGAAAATGCAAATTTGCATGTCTTTCGTTTTGTTCTTACCTGTGGGCGATGCACCTTGAACTTTGAAGATGAGATTGTAGAAGAACCAATCCTTTCTGCCTGGCAAGTTGTCGGCCCACTTGATCTTTTGGCGGAAAGAGTAGATTTTGTGCACGAAATAGGTCACgataaaagtgatcaaaaatactgtcacatacattttttaaattttttattattcaaaagtttaagaattttagtttctttttttttattgcattttaagaatttaatttaatttagtattatttttttgactacttttgtttttctcactaaaaatgtatttcattaaaaaaaatattcaaaaatctaagagattttttcagtaattttccaTCAGACTTTATGATGTTAGtcaaaaatcctttaattatattttatttcttttttgttaaaaaaaaaatgcaaaaaattagaatgaataattttttcagtcttttcgaattgaatttcaaattctGACTGAGAACGAAAGAGAAACCAAGTTCAAAGCAAGAAAAACTtgcaattgcaaaaaatacatataaaaaagttGTCGTTTGAAAACAACCATTGATAATATcgcatttataaaaaaaacttctgataaaaaaatgttagaaatgaGTTATTTTACTCTCTAAAAactaagattatttttatttctatttttgatgttttttttcatattaccAAAATTGACATTGCCAGGGTAATAtcgcactttttttcttcgaaatgcgttaAAGATAACATTTTTCAAGTCCATGTGTGCAACAAAAACGGCTGTTTGATAAGTCAAATGGATGTCAAAGCGGTCATTAaccactaaattttaaaatatgtatattgCATTTTCTTGAACCATAAGGAAGAGAAGATATTAAGAAGTATAAAAAGAACAACTTTGTATGAAatcccttaaaatttttgtgttttaattttgggatgctaatatttttaactaagcttataacttaaaattagaaaaaaaaaatattaaaattgaactgtttcaaattaaaattttcatattttttctgaattttccaaaaatttatcaattaaataattttgtcagggagaaaaattaaatcaaatcataataataagatATTTAACATTactaaattacatttttcaatgatagaatatgtaaattttctttaacaagACGTTTCCTTTCATCTGTAAAGAGGTCAAAACACAAAAGATCCTTACTGGAAGAACAAGCCGAAGATCAAAAGAAAGCAAGAACGTCAGATATTTGTCCAAACTGCAAGAAAGAATCAGTGGTCGACATACAGCCATACAATTTAAGAAACAATGGACATTGAAGACTAATACAAGAAATTCCATACAGTGATCAACAATCAGTGTGGTACAGAggtgtaagaatttttaatgaaaagtcaaAGAATATAAAACAGACTGTGATAGTGTAAAAGAAACACTTtgaattatgtttaaattgcAATACGTACAAATTAAAAGCTATCAAACCGCCATCAGCCAAAATATCAAACATGAAACAAATCCCGAAAAAATATTCCCATATTGCGCAGAGGATCAAGTACGATCAGCTTGGGAGCATCATGGGATCATTTAGACACGTTAGCCCGAGGATACCTTTCATGGAGAATCGCTTGCCATAACAGTCAGTTGATTTGAGTGCAAACTTTACCTCAACACCATCAAAACTAACAAACTGTAAGCACACAATAATTCCCTCAGCATCAAATACAAAACAATAGGACAGACAATCAATTATATCTCCCCGCTAATACTTCAACTGGAACAGCTTAATTTATCCGTGCAATATTCCGAGGTCCTTCAAGCAGATCTAGAACATCCAGTAGAACCCGAACAACCAGATCTTAAGCAACAAGAGCTTCCAACTCAAGGACCGTCTTTGGAAGTTCTTCCAATTAGGATTGAAGGAGAATGGTTTTGCTGCAAGTATACTGAGGCATACAAAGCTGACTATGGTCATGAATATGGTTCTGTgtagaaaatcataaatatcgATTATGTTTtcacatcattttttttattagatactAGGAATCAAGTACCCGGTTGCTCGCAATTCCGGTTAACGGGTTGTGAAAACTGTTGAGTAATTGGAGTCTCTAAGTGAATGACAtctaatttaagattttatttattcttacgtactaaaaaattgattatgcTACAAATTTATCTATCAGCTACGTTTTAAATGCAGTCGTTTCAATTATACAACTTTCGGTCCTCTATCGAGACCATGTGCTTAACATTAATGTGACCATGCACATCGATTGCTGGATAAATTTCGTCCCATTTTACCTTTGTCGTGAATTTGTAGTTCGTCATTAGGtgaattaacataattttcaatgaCATCATTGCATATTTGTAGcctgcaataaaaaatgtgacaaaaaagagatgaattttaataaaaacaaacaaatcaaagttttgttgaatttttgaaaaattcatcaatgtCACccggaaatgataaaaaaataaaataaaagactcACCAATGCAATTTCGGATGCCAATGCTAAACGCCATCCAGGCATAGTTGTGTCGTTTCGCGACATTTTCTGGCAAAAATCTATCGGGGTCGAAGTCATTGGGGTTCGGGTCCCATTCTGGTCCACGCATTGTGCCCAGCAGCGAGATGTGAATATCGGTCCAGGGCTTAATTCGGTGTCCATCGAGAACGATTTCCTTCATATTGCGACGTGCTAGATTCGGCACCGATGGACAAAGACGCAAAGTTTCCTTAATGACCATATCCAAGTACGTGAGTTTCTGAATTTTCTCATATGTGATGTCTAAGGGACGCGTCGGAAAGACAGATTTCAACTCTTCCACAAGTTTGTCTTGAACATGTTGATGAATCGCCATGAAAAGTGTCGCATGACTGACGGCAAGTGCAGTTGTCTCATTTCCAGCTGAAATCATCGTGTTAATGTGATCTTTGATTTCGTCCTTGGGGAAAAAGGTGCCATCACTTTTTGGTGTGAACATCAGATGATCCAAGAAAATGACtggtttgtctttttttgcttcttctatttcgttgttgttgttgttttcgaGAGCTTCGCGTTCTTTggcgagaatttttttacgttcctCGACTAATTCTTTTCCGAATTTAAAGCATTCTTCCCGTGCAATTTTATCTTCCTTGTACAGCTTTGTCCATTTGAAGTACCAATTATATTTTAGTGGAAGACTCATGATgcgtttgaataaaatttcgtgcattctgataaaaaaataaataatttataaaaaattattcacattaaaccagtcaaaaatgtttgttagatattcaaattattagaaaaatcgagaaaaaatttcttgaatttttacagcctttacattttttttttgaaaattaagaacttTCCTTtacaaaactaatatttttagattcaaaaaattgacttttgaaatttttgtctaaaaaaaaagtttaaaaatgtaccaaaatttaaatactcgATATTAGATATCCTTCtagataatttatcaaaagatactttttgacaattatATTTTGACCAACTTACTTTTCCAAATGTTTATTAAActggatatttttttccagtGCATTCACTCTAACACCGAATGACGTTgctaaacaaaaaacaagtttaaagaatatttttgacgtcattaaaaaatttttatctcaaactTACTGCAAATAGTATCGAGAGTAACCAACAccgaatatttgaataaatcaaAAGGTTCCTTTCCCAAATTCgtctttaactttttgacgaaattctGACTGGCTTCATCGAAAATGggaataaaagtcaaaagagACTTGGTTCCGAGGGCCGGATTGATGTGTTTGCGTGAAACACGCCATCTGTCTGGCGGTGCTGTTCCTACTCCGTTGCCCCATCCGGACAACTTGTATTCGCCGGTCTTTGCTATGCAGTCGGGATTTGTGAGAATTTGCTTGATCAACTCCGGATGATTGACGTGAAGACACACTTTCGGGTACAAAAGGTACGCACAAAATCGAGGGTATTCTCGGACATTTTCGATCAAGTAACGAGCGCGTTCTGTGGGCGAAGCACCTTGAACTTTAAAGATGAGATTGTAGAAGAACCAATCCTTTCTGCCTGGTAAGTTGTCAGCCCACTTGATCTTTTGGCGGAAAGTGTAGATTTTGTGCACGAAATAGGTCACGATAAAAGTGACTAAAAATACTGtcacatacattttttattttttcattcaaatctcgaaggaaaaaatattttattttacgttttccaattcaatttgaaaaatttatcaatttttttttgtctctacaactttcacttaaaatttattttttttaaataaaaatattcaataattgaagagaatatttttattcagtctttctcaattttatagattttttttttaaaatcctttaattttaatatttttttattttttcgaaaaataaatttaaaaaattagagagaattatttttccagTCTTTACGGTTTAACTTTCAAACTATGACTAAAACAGTAGGAGAAACGGAGCTAAAAGCAGGAATAtctattttgcaaaaaaaaataataaaaaattttttttcaagtccaAGGTTTGCTAAAAAAAGGCTGTTTGATAAGTCAAACCGAATATCATACCACTAAATTTGGTcgttttgcaaatatttttcgacTCACCCAaacatcttcttcttcattgACGTTAGTTTTTATATTACGTTCGCTAAATTTGTGACTAAACAGGTTTTGTGTGCGAATATTTTGCggaaaaaaatgctaatacatattttatgtcGGGTCAGAACGGAATTCGTTATGCACGTGTTTTTTCGTtggcttttttatttttggatttttgttttattgataaaaacttgaatataaaaataaaaagaagctcgaaaagatattttaaagcCTAAAAATCAGTCCATAATGCCGTGTTTACTgtgaatttgtaaattttgccaaattttatttctgtcAGGAAGAAGGTGAACGtacaaaaatgcaaattttaacctGATTATTGTAATAGATAAATACAGTTGatggtatttttaatttttatatctagACTGTTCGACTTCTTTtaaaatggagacgtctggtaaaccagtttttgcaagtcattcaCGTTGACGACAATGCGAATGACATAGAAGTTGatgataaaagtttattttttttacaaaaaagacgCAAATTTTGATCAAGTTCAAGGTCGTTGCTACGCATTTCCGTAAAGCAGGTAGAAAAacggttgttttttttataaaatatgtaattttgaTGGAATAATGTTTTGATGGACGTGTTGACACGTGTGTGAGATGCTCGTAAATTTCTAAGGAAGACATTTTTCAATGATAATTCAAGGCATttacaaaaaagataaaaaggagtttttttcttaataattcgtttaaacaatttaaatttttttaaattatcattttttaaaatcaaaaagtcggttaattttttttttttatttttaatgaaaaaaattaatgatattcattcaaatgtccaaaaattaatctttattaaaaaaaaatatataaaattgttcaatttattatttattttaacaattttattatttagtattttctgatgtcataaataaaaccagaataaaacaaaaaataaaaaaatcagccttacttaatttgattttaatgcaaaattatataataattaattaaatatattttttaaaattaatatttaaaaaaataaagaaattgtttaaatttttcattattttatttaaaaatcaatttaaaaaaataataataataaatcaatgaaaaattatttaataaaaaaaagacaaaaaatcaaaattttaaaataataatcgtctaatttttatattttagcaattttattaaaaaattaaaattcatctacaaaaacataaaaaaatcactgtcactcaaataaatttaaatgcaaatctAGCTTTTATTAGATAAAAACTGTTATAAcctgatattaatttttttctctttcgctttttttttgcatgcattCATCAGTTGTGGGTTACAGTTGCAAGCGAATTGCCGTTACCGGGCCAACCTCTCCCGCTATTTCAACGCTGAGTCTCACACCTGGTCGTTTTCGCAACATTGACGAAGACATGCAGGCACTCCGGATATCGCGACAAGACAACCCCTTTGTGCAAAAAGTCTTGGCATCGCGCGAAAGTCTCGTCGACAGCGTGGAAGAAATTGTCTCGGACGACGCCACATTGATGTCGCAGGAGGATTTTGCATCGGAAATGGACCAAGATCCGTTCACGTTGCCCGAGGTGCAGGCACACATGATTCGCTCACCGCCACCAACATCCTGGCCACGATCCCCTAGATTTAGTTTGTTCAATTTTCCGCAGGAGAATAATATGACTGTTAGTTCGCAGAGTAgtgaggtgagttttttttaaatgaaattttattaaattagaaaatttaatttatttttaattttaggagagttcaaaaagtgcattttacaTCAATAGTCACAGTAAGTtggatgatattttttcatcaagtcTGTCAGCGAGAAATCggggtaagtattttttttacttgagatgctttaaatgaaactcaaatgtaaaatttattagttggaaaaatatttaataatattaataagttcaaaaatttctaaaaaattatagattaatttttttaactttaacttaaatttgtgatttaaattttttatatcaaaatgacTGAGAAattgttctaaattttttaatattttttgtacttttagcagtttttacaaaattttttaaagttttgatcTGAAATAAGAATTTTGGAAATCaatttagactttttttttttgtataaaactcgataaaattgaaattgaaaaaaatttaaataaaaatattactatTTATTTCTTTGTCCTAGTATCTagtcacatttaaaaaatcctatttaaacaaaaaaaaaaaaaaattaaataaaaaaaaatctaaataaaataatttttttttgacaaattggaagttttataaaaataaatgaaactgtgtattaaaattagtgttaaaatttgaagttttttttatgaaaaaaagaacttgTCACGCTAGATTTGCATGAGAATCGATTGATTAATACTTTGTagacggatttttttttttgtgaaatttttttgtgcattgacATTAATTGATTGCAAAGAAGTCTCATTTGACCCTCAAAACTTTCCGATGAAAAAATCCAGATGAAAAAAACCGAAACAGtggataaactttttaatttcatacgctataaaatatttgtagacatttaaattgaataattttaaattatttatcaaaaaataattttaaaaaatactttagcaaaaataaatttgaaaatcattacaaaaaaaaaatgaataaaattaaattaaattaaaaattgaaaatatatacaaaaaatcaagaaaaaataatatttaaaaaaaatcccaaaatacatattttaggGCCTTCTGTAAATCTTTCagtgttttgaaaattaatttacccaaaagtatttttatgtgCTAGAAAAAATGGAGTCAAAATGTAAAttctaaactaaaattattaatttttcagatggCAACTCAAACGAGCGCTTCAGAGACAACAAAAGTTTCTACAAAAAGACTCAATCTATTCCACGACCTCACAGTGCACACAATACGTAAGTCGTCCccataaatctaaaaaaaaaataattttaaaaaataaatcatttttttttgtcataaacagCGATGCCGCTCGACTACCGAGACCATACAGTCAATTGGACGATTCCTTCAGTAGAAGTTACTATAAGTAGGTGAAACAAGgcaatatatattaataaggAGAGTCGATTAGTCGATAACTGAATGGACTTATtaacttaactttaaaaaaaatatcgactgTTAAAATTTACCAAATGTATGCGATGAATATTGCGTCTGAtcgttttttttcgcatttgtaCCAAAGAAATTCAAGTGCAATACTAATATTTcataatgtttgtttttgtttctgtTCCTTCAACATATATGCTATGCATACATGTTATTAAGTAATCTTGTGAATGaatgagaaaattcaaaataaatcattaaaaatttattattcaacaaaaaattaataaatcaagagatttaaaagaaaaaaattattaatgattacGAAattaagaaagaaagaaaatatattataatattagcagaaaaaaaaaacatattttctatcatatatatataatgAATACACGCAATTATCaagtacatttttaaataaaatttaaacttaacatACTTAACTATGACTTGACAGCACATAATAATATACATAttacactttaaaaaattatattacaaaaaaattatatacttttttaaatacactTGTAGTCATTTAGACGATTGAATGATTATGAAAAGCAAAATGTTACCCAATGAAAAAGAAACTATGAATGAAAAGAAAGTTCTCTATAACtaagttattattataaaaaaaatcaaaatgacaGATTTAAAGATAGGTTATGATTATTGATTTGTAGAGAGTATATatgatataattaattataaaaaaaaagtatttatataaaaaaaatatatttatattagttttatgaatataaaatatattattaatatttaatacaattattatatagtgtaatgttaaaaatataaaagtatttaaaatacttttaaacaacaattattactttaaaaataaaaatataacataaaatGTCAAACGGAAGAAATAGTTATGTAATAATCAATGATTTGTTAACTTTATTTCGTGttgaaagcagaaaaaaaaacaaaacacatctatcaaaatcaaagttaatataataaataatattaaaataaattaagtcattaatgaataatgtaataaagatgaaaaaaaattaatttgctttgcaaaagaaaaaaaaagaaatttttttattcaatttatattaAGAGTTGTGATGAACACGAGCAAAGTTGTAGGAGGGTGAGTATTTTTACGCAACAACATTCAATTGTCtgacaaaaatgaaatacatgtaattattaaacattcaaattaatcaataatttatctTGTTTAGGtccaacatatttttttcaaaagggaTTTAgagactaaaaattttaaatatgattttaatgCCTTTATTAATGGATTTCTTTGCTTTCttctaataatataaaaaaaagtttgtaaaagTTTCATGTTCACTTCAGCTgatttaatgaaagaaatatGTCTGTAGGTCGTCGAagaaattatgattttaatgaatggCAGTTTATGAATGAAGagaagtaatttttctttattattcaaatcatgagttaatgttattaaaaatgtattttgcttttaatctgtaattaattaactgattttatgtaatttgatacataaaagaaattttggagGAAATAATGTAAGTacaattttatcatattaaaataaaatgaatgtaGATACATGTTCAAAGTACTTTGAtaatattatacaaaaaaaaaaattgtgaataataaagtatacatttttttacaagataaattaacaatttaatttttttataataagtttatcaattaattaattaaattaaattttattaattaattattatttaggcgaataaatttaatattttttatttttgtcccatttgtgattttttaaccattttagacgtctaaaattaaattttactttaatttatttccaaatttgaagaaatttggagaaaaatcaaacaaaataaagatttttgaaaaaaaaaattttttttggcacgTGTCTTTCTTTTACATTACAACAGGAAACGTCTTTTTAAAgggatttattttgttttttgtatgattttttcataaacagtaatttttcaattaaaaatatttccatttttaatttaatttatatttttccccctgaatttttttcgacaaaatcggagggcCCCCCTGgaagtgacaaaaaatttattcgccttaaatattatttttttcattttaatttttattttaaattttcaatttcattaaatatatattttgaatcTTGAATTAAGaattggattttaatttttttttatgttttaaatttccctaaaactttagaaaaaatattttttagcacttcaaattttaatttttaaaaatgagaagagcaaagtaaaaaaaataaaaatctcgttttttttttaatttgaaagtttaatttttaaaataaattaattttgcaaaaaaattctttttaatataaattttgtaaaatttctttctaaaaaagttttgaaaaatttgtttaaaattacaattttaaaacatgatttttttatttcatgaattttatttaacttatgaTTATACtttgttattaataattaaattttttattggttaatattgaacaaatttcatgactaattgattaataaatgataaattaattaaaagattaaaacttttgaaaattgtacggagtaaatgaattttcaatcgGAGCCGCATAGatgtataagaaaaatttgttatttaattcttatttttaattagaaatttaccGAATTTGAATGCACCCTATTTTTGAGTGCATTGGCtcgtagaaaataaatatttccgaTTGCTTCATTCCCATCTTTCCGACTAAAGATTTtattccgaaatttttttattctaattttttttccgatttatttttttgtgaaaaaaaaatttttggaaaaaaaattgaattccgaaaaaatttcaatgaaatcatgaaaaaaatgcatttgaaataaaattccggcatgaatttttttaaattaaatttaaattaaaacaaaggaAATTCCGGCTGCaacaatttatattaaaattctcaaaggttcaatgttcaataaaaaattaaaaattaaaaaaaattctcaaaagttcattaaagtttaacaattaataaatttcaaagagttttcaaaattcattccgtctgcattcaaaaaagttcaaaaaaattttttttgaatatttttcaaagttcaaTAATGTTCaacattcaattttcattccgACTTATACATATAGGCTTAATATGGCTTAAttccgaattttttaatatttcaaaaagttgatttttagaATCATTTCATTAGTATATTTTGAATCTTGAATTAAGaattggattttaattttttttatgttattagaATTATCcctaaaataaattggaaaaaatatattttagccactccaaattttaatttttaaaaatgagaagggcaaagtaaaaaaaagaaaaatctcgttttttttaatttgaaagttatAATTTGATCGGAACatttcaagaaataaattaaacaaaaaaattctgaaaaatgataaaaattttgtaaaatacactttaaaaaaattttgagaaaatttgttctaCATATTAATtcgaaatcgatttttttataaaattttatttaacttatgattatacttttttattaataattgaattttcaactttttcaactttgaaaaaatataataaaatgaacaaattttaactaatcttaataaaataaattaattaaaatattaaaaaataataaataaactagaGCTTCAGTGGTaaagtatcaaaatttaataattcaatcctttttttataattttttgttctcaaaggtcaatttgaattattttaaattaatttcaatccacaaaaaaacatttttctgcaTTCCAGTGAGCCGTGATATGATGTTGCAGTCAATTTGGAGTCATTATGTGCCgtacaaaaactaaaatttaacagGTTGTTGTACACATTCCATCATATCATTCATGCCATACCATTGCCATACAACATTTATCACCGTTGAATGTACTATGTCTTAATTCCACACAAAAATGCATGAATTCATACACACTTACCTGTCTTGTCGCTACAACACACGTGAGCTACCAGTATGTGTGTTGCCATTGTACCATACAGCGAAAAGCGACACATTTCAatgtttataacttttttttgtgtgtctttaAAAGCAGTACTTTTTAAACCTTCAATCAGTTAACAACAACATGCTTAAATCATTTTCGGatcaattttcgaatatttaacgagtttaattattattcgtcGTGTGTCGATCGCCGCTCGTTTGTCTGTGGTGACAACAACTGTCACTTCTCGCGTACAgaccacaaaaatattttttttttgataacatttttttttcaacggaGATTAGAGATATTGAgactctcaaaaaataaaaaaaaaatactgaaatatTTCTCGATGCAGTTATTCAGGTCAAAAATGTAAGAAttcaattacgaaaaaaattgtgtgtgaaTGAAATATCAGCTGAACAGCTGATTTGTGTTATTGAAGTTACAAGGATAAAAGCgtcatcaacaaaaaaaaaaataaataataaaaaattaaataaaatgaagaagatcGTTTGTTAgtgttaacat is part of the Culicoides brevitarsis isolate CSIRO-B50_1 chromosome 3, AGI_CSIRO_Cbre_v1, whole genome shotgun sequence genome and harbors:
- the LOC134833350 gene encoding cytochrome P450 4c21-like: MYVTVFLITFIVTYFVHKIYSFRQKIKWADNLPGRKDWFFYNLIFKVQGASPTERARYAIEIVREYPRFCAYFLFPKVCLHVNHPELIKQVLTNPDCIAKTSIYKLSGWGNGLGTAPPDRWRVSRKHINPALGTKSLLTFIPIFDEASQNFVKKLKPNLGKEPFDLFKYSVLVTLDTICATSFGVKVNALEKNISFNEHLEKMHEIIFKRVMFLPLQKDWIFKWTKLYKEDKIAREECYRFGKELVEERKKILAKEREALENSNNNNEIEEAKKDKPVIFLDHLMFTPKSDGTFFPKDEVKDHINTMISAGNETTALAVSHATLFMAIHQHVQDKLVEELKSVFPTRPLDITYEKIQKLTYLDMVIKETLRLCPSVANLARRNMKEIVLDGHRIKPWTDIQISLIGTMRGPEWDPNPNDFDPDRFLPENVAKRHNYAWMAFSIGIRNCIGYKYAMMSLKIMLIHLMTNYKFTTKVKWDEIYPAIDLHGHINVKHMVSIEDRKLYD
- the LOC134834996 gene encoding uncharacterized protein LOC134834996, which produces MHDMPSENYNNLNASTNNQTRGRSNSRKKPFLFLTNLLRKKKILEIDDIMFDREMNHRARSEPSVVGYSCKRIAVTGPTSPAISTLSLTPGRFRNIDEDMQALRISRQDNPFVQKVLASRESLVDSVEEIVSDDATLMSQEDFASEMDQDPFTLPEVQAHMIRSPPPTSWPRSPRFSLFNFPQENNMTVSSQSSEESSKSAFYINSHSKLDDIFSSSLSARNRDGNSNERFRDNKSFYKKTQSIPRPHSAHNTDAARLPRPYSQLDDSFSRSYYK